A single window of Ammospiza caudacuta isolate bAmmCau1 chromosome Z, bAmmCau1.pri, whole genome shotgun sequence DNA harbors:
- the LOC131571630 gene encoding endogenous retrovirus group K member 7 Gag polyprotein-like produces the protein MRTVLLPASPPPSARQAMSQAASQAASQAASQAPQSALLSASPPPLTSQPPLRSQAPQGAPQGALLPALPQAMHSTSESPVSPASQQPGPKTYAPFPKSNQSPGLENDRAAMIARERRDAWAALAKDAVEKGDHELISLASELACPVIFTPQAGGGIQATISALDWKMLSQLRATVSQFGFKSEPAKQMLDYIFDTSILLINDCRGIVKLIFTQHQQLLFNAHWQALINECVAVQMQQGDPLHGVTVNELMGLGPFLRTEAQALIGQEKCRDAMRLVRLAIERVKEPGGIPVYMGIKQGREESFGAFIDRAAAAIERAGVEEYMHGALLKQCAIQNCNSATRNILNTLGANWTIEEALERMALIPTGQQALVVDAIKQLGVGLQEQTKSSQSQVLAALAPLQASAAFAASNKRGRVKYFRCGGIGHTRQECQAIRIWCQKCRMDNHHTSACKWRSGNFSRSAYSRSSHAQTQVAAAETTPPRAFNPPQQGASSPPQQAVSNQPQPGVSSPPQQGASAWTWQPQ, from the coding sequence TTTATTACCAGCCTCACCACCTCCCTCGGCGAGACAGGCTATGAGCCAGGCTGCGAGCCAGGCTGCGAGCCAAGCTGCGAGCCAAGCTCCACAGAGCGCTCTACTATCCGCTTCGCCGCCTCCTTTAACAAGCCAGCCCCCCCTAAGGAGCCAGGCTCCGCAGGGTgctccgcagggtgctttaTTGCCCGCTTTGCCGCAGGCTATGCATAGCACTTCTGAGTCTCCCGTATCTCCTGCATCGCAGCAGCCGGGGCCAAAAACGTATGCTCCATTCCCGAAAAGCAATCAGAGCCCTGGGTTGGAAAACGATCGAGCGGCGATGATTGCAAGAGAAAGACGAGATGCGTGGGCAGCTCTGGCCAAAGATGCCGTGGAAAAGGGAGACCATGAGTTGATAAGCTTGGCGAGCGAACTGGCTTGTCCGGTTATTTTCACCCCTCAGGCCGGAGGAGGCATACAGGCTACAATCAGTGCTTTAGACTGGAAGATGTTATCTCAGTTGCGAGCCACTGTTAGCCAGTTTGGTTTTAAAAGCGAACCAGCCAAGCAAATGCTCGATTATATTTTTGACACAAGCATTCTTCTTATTAATGATTGTCGTGGCatagttaaattaatctttacccAACATCAACAATTGCTGTTTAATGCTCATTGGCAAGCGCTCATTAACGAGTGCGTGGCAGTACAAATGCAGCAGGGTGACCCCCTCCATGGCGTCACTGTTAATGAGCTTATGGGTCTGGGACCTTTCCTTCGCACTGAGGCACAAGCTTTAATAGGTCAGGAGAAGTGCCGGGATGCAATGAGGTTAGTCAGACTTGCAATAGAAAGGGTAAAGGAACCAGGAGGGATACCAGTATATATGGGAATTaagcaaggcagagaggaatcattTGGCGCTTTTATTGATAGAGCTGCGGCTGCAATTGAGAGAGCAGGAGTAGAAGAATATATGCACGGGGCCCTTCTCAAACAGTGTGCCATCCAAAATTGTAATTCTGCTACTAGGAACATACTTAATACCTTAGGTGCGAATTGGACTATAGAGGAGGCATTAGAGAGGATGGCTCTCATACCAACCGGGCAGCAGGCTTTAGTGGTAGATGCAATTAAACAGCTAGGAGTAGGCTTGCAAGAACAGACAAAGTCTTCTCAGAGTCAGGTGTTAGCCGCGCTTGCACCTCTCCAAGCGTCAGCCGCATTTGCAGCATCAAATAAAAGGGGCCGCGTGAAATATTTTCGCTGTGGAGGCATTGGCCATACGCGCCAGGAATGCCAGGCTATCAGAATCTGGTGCCAGAAATGCCGTATGGATAATCATCATACAAGCGCTTGTAAATGGAGGTCGGGAAACTTCTCCAGGAGCGCGTATTCCCGCAGCAGCCACGCCCAGACACAAGTTGCCGCTGCAGAAACAACACCACCCCGTGCCTTCAACCCTCCGCAGCAGGGAGCCTCCAGCCCTCCACAGCAGGCAGTCTCCAACCAGCCGCAGCCGGGAGTCTCCAGCCCGCCACAGCAGGGAGCCTCGGCATGGACCTGGCAGCCGCAGTAG